The Vitis vinifera cultivar Pinot Noir 40024 chromosome 7, ASM3070453v1 genomic interval CACCATGAAACCCATAATATGCTATTGCATTCAATATATGCGGCAATAATTTGGCTAATGGTTTAATGGAAACTTGCAATCTTGCATTATTATTGATGCCCATCAATAagtcatatacatatataatcctTCGATGAAGGTGGACAACTCCTAATACCCATTTTGAAATTGCAACCTGTTGACAATGAACTTGATAGCAGttaagttcaattttttcttaacatatatatttaaatcaaaattctaaatatttggataaaataatttcataaaaattatattcaaatacgttataaattcataacaaataacttcattacacaaaatttcaaaaccttttgatggtaaacttgatagtagttaagtttagttttttctaatcattcaaatattgctTTAAACCTTGGACTATAACCTcactaagaaaattttcaacaattacattatcaattcatgaaaaataaattcataaaaaaaaggataatcgattaaaaatgataaaatttaaaatcaaaatttcaagtagaAAATTAATGCTTACTGAATCAGttgatttcttctcatttttttgatGACGATGATGAGGTTTCAAAACTTGGCTTTCTTTCACTTctcttttttcccaaaattgTATACCTCTTCTGTTTCGTATTTTTCATCAccgaatttttttcttcctccattttcatGAACTGAATCAACACACAATAtcagaaagatgaaaaatagggtttgattgaaaaaaaaaaaagaaccaaaataagacacttagggttttttctcatttcatggATGAAGATTCATATGTACagtttgaaaaactaaaatcaaagaaTGAAATAGTGAAACTTACTTTATGTTTTTACTTTGTGTTGTGTTGCCTTTTTGTTCTCTTGCAATAAATGGAAAAATCCTTCGTGATTTGTTTCTCGCAGGTTAACAGATGGAACAAATGGGTTTGCAGGGTAAGGAAGAGACACAACACAAGGGAAAATTGGAGTTGGAGGGAAAATGGGCTGAAAAGATAGCTgagggggtatttttgtccgaATTGGGTCATTTTTGAGACTTAAATAAGTAAGGGGTTAGTTCTGCAATATTGAGGGATATTTGTCCATTTTAATCGGTTATCCCTAATATAtaataggaaaaaagaaatcacaaaagggaattgagaaagttgagagaataaaagatagaaaaaatgagagaaagtaaGAAGTTTATTTCTTGCTTAGTGGACGCATATTACAGGGGATGAGAAGTctttttataggctttccaaatggctTTCATTAATATTCctattaatgaatattaatggaagtcataaataatatttaattaacatttattataattaatgtggtgacattcattacttcaattataacaatatatgtatatatatataattttttataatttaaataatatatttataatgtcaCTGGTTCAACCATAATTTAACTACCAATTAGATCATTGAGATCATTGAATTGTGAATTGAtaactttttcaattcaattattGATTCGATTTTCATGCattgaaattatgtaaatatacactatttataaaatatggatggaaagagaattaaaaaaaattaattttcatttcatgcatTGGAATAATGTCTACCTCACATTACCAAAAAATGTCTTTACATGTGTTTTGGTATTAAAGTAAcattattttaagtttaaagcACATTTATTCGTTGAATAATGTACCATTTTCACGTGAGTTGGATTGGTATAGGTGACaactcatatatataaataagggCATTTTCAAGTAATGTGAGGTACgacatgaaataaaaattattttttctaaaatatattctccataaaaatgacttttttgaggtttttttttatccatattttataaataatgcaTGTTTAAAAAAGATCTATTTACCTTTAATTTTTactcaaataaatcaatttaaatttatttagctTCACATAAAGttagaatttaaataaaaaacgaatgtatttttctatttttttttaatgctactattttaaaaaataacaaaagccATCAGTGCCGCAAAGGTCGCAGGAATGGATATGGACGAATCCAATAAAATCCTAATCTACAAGATGCTCATAAAAGCTTCCTTTTCTATGAGTACACATGGTACTCgccacaaaaataataatactaacaAAAAGGATAACGACCCAAGAATCCACTCACACCATATATTCCCACACTTGCAAATTGTCAACCGTCCGTTTCCTCCGCAATCAATTTCTTCCGTCAATTTGATCGCCAGTACAACTCTCTCTGcggaatcaaaattttattaattccGGTTTTGCCTTTTTCACAGCTCCCCGTACCAACTTCCACTCTCACTTTCTGCCGTATACTCAAACTTGAACTTGCTCTAATAAAGGAACACGTGTTGAAATTCCGGGTATTTACGTAATTTAATGCGATACCTGGGGTACGCGCGAGTAGAGTAGAATTTAAAGAGGAGGACAGTAGCGTATATATGACGCCTTGGACTCGTGCTTTTATAGGAGACTCGGTCTGTGTGCGGCATCTTGCGGGAGAGAAACCCTAGAGAAATCAGAGTTTACTGAGAATGTCTGCAACCGGCGGTGTTGCTGGCGCTGGCGCCGGCACCGGCGGTCAGGAGGAGGACAAGAAGCCCATGGACCAAGGAGCTCACATAAACTTGAAGGTCAAGGGCCAGGTATGTTTCTTTCTGATTTCTATGGTTTGATTAGGTTTCTGAGTTTTCTGTTTGGTTGATTAGAAAACGACGGAACATGGGGGGAGAATTGTAGTTTTGGAGCGGGTTTACAGTCTttcaaagctttttttttttccttctgtttCTCGGCAATCAACACTGGAATTTGAGAAATAAGTTCTTTTTTGGTTATGATTAGGAGTTTAATTAACTTCCACTGTTTTGTGGCTTGACTTAAAGCTATTCGCAACAAATTTAAGCGTTATTTTAATAGAATTACTTCATTAGGAGGTTACCGATTTTGGTTTATAGCCTGGATCCTAGTCCATTCTGCTTGAATCAGTTAGTGCATTCTGAATCCCTGTTTTCGTAGTTGTAAATTTTGGCTACTTTAAGTGTTCTGAAGAGATGCTTGCATTGCAAATTGTTGTGTGGATGATAATATTATCTCAATAGTGTCTTCTCTCATTGAATTTCAATTcctgaaaattaaaattgactTTTTAAATCCAAATGTTATTTCTCTTTTGTatctatttgatatttatttattacatgtCAGTATTATCTGAGCTTATCCTTTGCATGTCTGTTATTACAATGCAACTTTATATTTACTTGGTTGAATCATTGTTCTTGAAAAGCATAGCTATTCAACTTGGCAAACTTTGGCTGTATTTGGTTCCAGCAAAATTTTGAGGGAGggaaagaagacaaaaaaaaaaaaaacagcctCCCTCTCCTTGCTTCACGCTCTAGCCCAATTCTAAAAGATGCACGGAGAAAGCCAGATTTGATTGCTTGATCCGATTGATCTACACCTTTGAATgacctcttttttctttccttccacgaAGTTCAAACCATGCACAAAATAGCGGCCCTCCAAGCATTCTTTCTCTACTTCCCTACAAAAGAACCGTCATGTTAAACTAAGTATTGGAGTTGTTTTTCCTATGAACTTGAACTGTACTTAATATGATGTGTAAATTTTCATGTGGGAgcttagttttatattttaaatggtGAGTTTGAAAATGCTAATTTTTTATGCATGATATACTTGCTCTGCTGCATCTTGTATATATTTGGTGGTGGATCAACCTCGACTCACTCCTTAAAACCGTATCCTTGCCCATGTGTTTGAATCGTGTACACTTTCAGCTAGAATTGATCAATGAGTTGGGTagattgattttgattgtgcattgcttttattataatttcGATTATAGGATGCAGTGTCACTGTGGCTGACTATCTGGATGCCATGGATCTATTCTTATGACAAATAAAAATGTGTTGAGGATCAGAGCCTTTTCATGTTGGCcctattatttttacaaaatatgatTAGATTAGGCCCTGCTCTATCTAGATACCTTTTACTTACTGTTGAGGGAGTAGTTAATTTAGAAATCAGATCATTACTCAAATGTTGCATGCACACGTCCTCCTTCCACATGATATAACAATCTTACGATACTTTCCctcattattttgttaatttcagCCATTTCTCTTCTTGCTAATGCAcccatttttatttgattacCCCTTGTATGGCACATGGCTGGAGCATTCATCATATTgtactcattttattttaatttattttgggaagttGTATTATTAAACTTAACACTTAATTAACATAGTAAAGTTTTGAAGCATCGCTATCATTGTTGgaatttgtttttgcttttgttttcctttaaaagAACAGGTTGAAAAAAAATCTCCTTGTGGTGTCATTCTTGCCAATATTTGAGAAGTCTTCTCACAATGTGATTCATACATGAAATTGAATATGGATGAATCATTTAGGATTTCTCATTTTGTTTGTAGTGTTAGATTAATAACCATCTCTTTGAAAACATCCGATATCTAGCAATGCTCCTTCCTTATTTGACTCTTTGAAAATGCAAGTTCCTTGTATGATTGAAATATTGAGGCTTTTGGATGTCCCGTGGTATTTTATATGGATGACTCTCCTCCTGTTTTCTTTTCAACTCCTAGCATTCCCATTCCCCCACCCCACAAgtgaatttttgtaaaatttttattttgtggttGCATAGGATGGTAACGAGGTGTTCTTTAGGATCAAAAGAAGCACCCAGTTACGGAAGCTTATGTCTGCTTATTGTGATCGACAGTCAGTGGAGTTAAACTCCATTGCATTCTTATTTGATGGTCGCCGACTCCGTGGAGAGCAGACTCCAGATGAGGTAAGGCTTTTGGTTTTCTGAATTATTTGTTGGCCATCCATGTTGCTCCCCCACCTGTGGCTTCCATGCATATTTCTATAGGTGGAATGCGGGATGATGGAGGCCAAGAGCATGGATTGGTAGTAATTTTTTAGCTGTTACACAGTTTTAGCTTTTCTTATAAACAAGTGATTTGAATCTCACATATTTCTTTTGGTGTCTGATGTGAAATCGGCACCATTTTGATATGGGATTAGCTTGAAATGGAGGATGGTGATGAAATTGATGCTATGCTGCACCAAACTGGAGGGGTTGCATGGATGTGTCTAACTGCAAATTGAAGtagatataataatataaataaaatatgagaaaaggATGGCAAGGATAGCTGCTTCCTGACTTTGTAATATTTTGGTGTAGTCTACGGGGACTTGATGACTTtctgtaaaggaaaatggtttgAAGTTTTAGGTTTTTGGTCCATCCATGGATTCAATGTTTGATGGTCTCTT includes:
- the LOC100263999 gene encoding small ubiquitin-related modifier 1, with product MSATGGVAGAGAGTGGQEEDKKPMDQGAHINLKVKGQDGNEVFFRIKRSTQLRKLMSAYCDRQSVELNSIAFLFDGRRLRGEQTPDELEMEDGDEIDAMLHQTGGVAWMCLTAN